A genomic window from Candidatus Nealsonbacteria bacterium includes:
- the rny gene encoding ribonuclease Y, whose translation MNQFIPLWLGLFSLAVGSVLGYFARQSIARKEAGSIEEKLQKKIARAKIETEEILSKANKKALEIITKAQEEENQKRLEISNTQHFLLKREDLLTRRLSEMETKEEDFRQKVEKLRNIKVSLEKVKEEAFKNLEKISGLTKAQARKELMESLEVEYQREITEKIKKLEVEKEERFQRKAKEILATIIQKIAVNQTQELTTTTVSLPNEEIKGRIIGKEGRNIRTFEKLTGTELLIDDAPETVIISSFDPVRRQIAKIALEKLIADGRIQPARIEDTVEKATEEISKKIKEAGEQAVYDVGVIGLDPKIIQLLGRLHFRQSYGQSVLIHSLEVANLAGALASELGADVQIAKKAGLLHDIGKAVDHQIEGSHVDIGIKILEKFDTEPEVVKAMKAHHEEYPYESLEAVIVQTVDAISGSRPGARKDTLENYIKRLEALEKIALSFSGIDKAFALQAGREIRVFVRPEEIDDLRARKLAKEIAERVQSELKYPGEIKVIVIRESRVIEYAK comes from the coding sequence ATGAATCAATTTATTCCACTTTGGCTGGGTCTTTTTTCTTTGGCAGTGGGATCTGTTTTGGGCTATTTCGCCCGTCAATCAATTGCCAGAAAAGAAGCTGGCTCTATCGAAGAAAAACTTCAAAAGAAAATTGCTCGGGCTAAAATTGAGACCGAAGAAATACTGTCTAAGGCCAACAAAAAAGCCTTAGAAATAATTACCAAAGCCCAAGAAGAAGAAAACCAAAAAAGATTAGAAATCTCCAATACTCAGCACTTTTTATTAAAGAGGGAAGATTTGCTTACCCGAAGGCTTTCCGAAATGGAAACAAAAGAAGAGGATTTCCGTCAAAAAGTAGAAAAGCTGAGAAATATAAAAGTAAGCTTGGAAAAAGTAAAAGAAGAAGCTTTTAAAAATCTGGAAAAAATTTCCGGATTAACCAAGGCTCAGGCCAGAAAAGAATTAATGGAAAGTTTGGAAGTGGAATATCAAAGAGAGATCACCGAAAAAATCAAAAAACTGGAAGTCGAAAAGGAAGAAAGATTCCAAAGAAAAGCAAAAGAAATCTTAGCGACAATTATTCAAAAAATAGCTGTTAACCAAACGCAAGAGTTAACAACCACTACCGTCAGTCTTCCTAACGAAGAAATCAAAGGCCGGATTATCGGAAAAGAAGGTCGTAATATTCGTACCTTTGAAAAATTAACCGGTACGGAATTATTAATAGACGATGCGCCAGAAACAGTAATTATTTCCAGTTTCGACCCTGTTAGGCGCCAAATTGCCAAAATTGCTTTAGAAAAATTAATTGCTGATGGAAGGATTCAGCCGGCCAGGATCGAAGATACGGTTGAAAAAGCTACCGAAGAGATTTCAAAAAAAATAAAAGAAGCCGGCGAGCAGGCAGTTTACGACGTCGGTGTTATCGGTCTGGACCCTAAAATTATTCAGCTTTTAGGCAGGCTTCACTTTAGGCAGAGCTACGGTCAAAGCGTTTTAATTCATTCGCTTGAAGTGGCCAATTTGGCGGGAGCTTTAGCTTCAGAATTGGGGGCTGACGTCCAAATTGCCAAAAAAGCAGGTCTCCTTCATGACATTGGCAAGGCGGTTGACCATCAAATCGAAGGTTCTCACGTGGACATCGGAATAAAAATCTTAGAAAAATTTGATACGGAGCCGGAAGTGGTTAAGGCAATGAAGGCTCACCACGAAGAATATCCTTATGAAAGCCTGGAAGCCGTAATAGTCCAAACTGTTGACGCTATTTCCGGAAGCCGGCCGGGAGCGAGAAAAGATACTTTAGAAAATTACATTAAAAGATTGGAAGCTCTGGAAAAAATCGCTTTGTCTTTCAGCGGAATTGATAAGGCCTTTGCCTTACAGGCCGGGCGAGAAATTAGAGTTTTTGTGAGGCCGGAAGAAATAGATGATTTAAGGGCCAGAAAATTAGCCAAAGAAATCGCCGAAAGAGTCCAGTCCGAGTTAAAGTATCCGGGTGAAATAAAAGTAATTGTCATAAGAGAGTCCAGGGTAATTGAATACGCCAAGTAA
- a CDS encoding HU family DNA-binding protein, which yields MTKIDIVEALAKKTKCSKSCAGECLNVILEEITKSLKSGKGVVLTGFGSFLVAKRKARTGRNPQTGEALKIPARTVARFKAGKQLKDAVK from the coding sequence ATGACAAAAATAGATATAGTTGAAGCTTTAGCTAAAAAAACCAAATGTTCAAAATCTTGCGCCGGAGAATGTTTAAACGTAATTTTAGAAGAAATTACCAAATCTTTAAAGAGCGGTAAGGGCGTAGTTTTAACCGGATTCGGTTCTTTTTTAGTTGCTAAAAGAAAAGCCAGAACCGGAAGGAATCCTCAGACCGGAGAAGCGCTTAAAATTCCGGCCAGAACTGTTGCCAGATTTAAAGCCGGAAAACAACTGAAAGACGCTGTTAAATAA
- a CDS encoding SRPBCC family protein: MKNNKLTVKINKLAHEVFTFTLNPENTPSWISSIAKEEVNEKPTKIGTVYRNQNQNGKWSEYTVTAYEENKLFIFTSGDGNYSVRYTFTPIDGNATEVEYYEWVNQGELKEPFAIEVLDKLKSLLESLS, encoded by the coding sequence ATGAAAAACAACAAGTTAACTGTCAAAATAAATAAACTAGCTCACGAAGTTTTTACATTTACTCTGAATCCAGAGAATACGCCCTCTTGGATTAGCTCTATAGCTAAAGAAGAAGTGAATGAAAAACCAACAAAGATAGGCACTGTTTACAGGAATCAAAACCAGAACGGCAAATGGTCAGAGTATACCGTTACTGCCTACGAGGAGAATAAACTTTTTATTTTTACCTCGGGGGATGGGAACTATAGCGTCAGATATACCTTTACGCCCATTGACGGTAACGCCACTGAAGTTGAGTATTATGAATGGGTCAACCAAGGAGAGTTAAAAGAACCTTTTGCTATTGAGGTATTAGATAAGCTTAAGTCATTATTAGAGAGTTTAAGTTAA
- a CDS encoding HEPN domain-containing protein, with protein MSRTKIMFFAFTGKEIEQPEKIFEIQDGYECWNLKKLNLDEFSEEIKKKIPPVNQNVLPNYIVEDKSIGGIFGINKKLYEKSSWGLLVPDTLEEGGFAHTETMFLFNLYSPNFLYPLFSVNDMGIMKQDSKKDPLIYFHTQDHSIFKTKEFVTFYKTLFEQSKYGSWYLDRIQKWEEEDWRLFVAAFLYTGLKDYENEKSSFGWQRESAEMATILESLFTAEKAKNEEIGYRLRKRIATLLSYRFPSIEEDIKELYTQRSAFVHGSFFAQIAKDSKTANNNLPIPDFGLLYKQKEYVRWALVAYLYLAQLVRLQSAMFGDIKTVINLLEQSIIDIELRKKVLEETEKILSLMPKSKAFDKV; from the coding sequence ATGAGCAGAACAAAAATAATGTTTTTCGCATTCACGGGCAAAGAGATAGAACAACCAGAAAAAATCTTTGAAATACAGGATGGTTACGAGTGTTGGAATCTGAAGAAATTAAATCTTGACGAATTTTCCGAGGAAATCAAAAAGAAAATACCTCCCGTAAATCAGAATGTTCTCCCTAACTATATAGTTGAGGACAAATCAATAGGAGGAATTTTCGGAATAAATAAAAAACTTTACGAGAAATCTTCGTGGGGCTTGCTTGTTCCCGACACACTTGAAGAAGGAGGTTTCGCCCACACGGAAACTATGTTTCTTTTTAATTTATATTCACCAAATTTTCTTTACCCACTTTTCTCCGTAAATGATATGGGCATAATGAAGCAAGATTCAAAAAAAGACCCACTTATTTATTTTCATACCCAAGACCACTCCATATTCAAAACAAAAGAGTTTGTAACTTTTTATAAAACCTTATTTGAACAATCAAAATATGGTAGCTGGTACTTAGACCGTATACAAAAGTGGGAAGAAGAAGATTGGAGATTATTTGTAGCCGCGTTCCTATATACTGGCCTAAAAGATTACGAGAATGAGAAAAGTTCGTTCGGTTGGCAGAGAGAATCTGCGGAAATGGCAACAATCTTAGAATCTTTATTCACAGCGGAGAAGGCGAAAAATGAAGAGATTGGGTATAGATTACGTAAACGGATAGCAACGCTTTTGTCTTACAGATTTCCTTCGATTGAGGAAGATATTAAGGAACTCTATACCCAGCGAAGTGCGTTCGTGCACGGTTCATTTTTTGCTCAAATTGCGAAAGATAGTAAAACCGCTAATAATAATTTACCCATTCCAGATTTCGGCCTTCTCTATAAGCAGAAAGAATATGTGCGCTGGGCACTTGTTGCATATTTATATTTGGCTCAACTCGTAAGGTTGCAATCGGCTATGTTTGGGGATATAAAAACAGTTATCAATCTACTTGAACAGTCAATTATAGATATTGAACTAAGGAAGAAAGTACTTGAAGAGACAGAGAAAATTCTTTCGCTTATGCCAAAGTCAAAAGCTTTCGACAAGGTTTAG
- a CDS encoding HAMP domain-containing sensor histidine kinase: MKNKIIEQLNLKTQCKKYGLPLWQCPHFIFVVMGVVIMVTSLLAYFIGFRYVEDPLLICLVVMLITGFLFILSFVVVKSFENLAEASRMKLEFLAIISHQMRTPFSNLRWVIDLLNSGRVGEVQNDQQEYLKILKENSERMESLISQLLTASKFEQGKIPLKMAGFSLKTLTEKVITELKPLSNASNIEVKFECKEEIPDIFGDQDWIREVISNLLDNAIKYTKNKGEVKITIFKKGQKIYFEVKDTGAGIPKEDQKYIFEKFFRAQNILKKQTQGSGLGLFIAKSIIESHKGKIGFKSEAGEGSTFWFLLPIK; this comes from the coding sequence ATGAAAAATAAAATTATTGAACAATTAAATCTAAAAACCCAATGCAAAAAGTACGGCCTTCCCCTGTGGCAGTGCCCTCATTTTATTTTTGTTGTAATGGGCGTTGTCATTATGGTTACATCTCTTCTGGCTTATTTTATAGGGTTCAGATACGTTGAAGACCCGTTATTAATTTGTTTGGTGGTGATGTTAATAACCGGATTTTTATTTATTTTGTCTTTTGTCGTAGTTAAAAGCTTTGAAAATTTAGCCGAAGCTTCTCGCATGAAATTAGAATTTTTAGCGATAATTTCCCATCAAATGAGAACTCCTTTTTCAAACCTAAGGTGGGTCATTGATTTATTAAATTCAGGCCGAGTCGGAGAAGTCCAGAATGACCAACAAGAATATTTGAAAATTTTAAAAGAAAACAGCGAAAGAATGGAAAGCTTAATTAGCCAGTTGCTTACCGCTTCAAAGTTTGAGCAAGGGAAGATTCCACTTAAGATGGCCGGTTTTTCTTTAAAAACATTAACGGAAAAAGTGATTACTGAACTTAAGCCGTTATCCAACGCTTCGAACATAGAAGTAAAATTTGAATGCAAAGAAGAAATACCCGACATCTTTGGAGACCAAGATTGGATAAGGGAAGTTATAAGCAATTTGTTGGATAACGCCATAAAATATACGAAAAACAAGGGAGAGGTTAAAATAACCATTTTTAAAAAGGGGCAAAAAATTTACTTTGAAGTAAAAGACACGGGAGCCGGAATTCCCAAAGAAGACCAGAAGTATATATTTGAAAAATTTTTTCGCGCCCAAAATATTTTAAAGAAGCAAACCCAAGGTTCGGGACTCGGTCTTTTTATTGCAAAATCTATAATCGAATCCCATAAAGGAAAAATAGGATTTAAATCAGAAGCAGGGGAAGGGTCGACTTTTTGGTTTTTATTACCAATAAAATAA
- a CDS encoding response regulator, producing the protein MKKILFIEDESALQKTFRVFIEQEGYKMVSALDGESGFNLAKLEKPDLILLDLILPRLNGFEVLEKLKEDYETKEIPVIILTNLENPDDINKALELGAKTYLVKSNYTLSELVEKVKKALEEER; encoded by the coding sequence ATGAAAAAAATTTTATTTATAGAAGATGAATCTGCCTTACAAAAAACCTTCAGAGTTTTTATTGAGCAGGAAGGATACAAGATGGTTTCGGCCTTAGACGGAGAATCGGGTTTTAATTTAGCTAAACTGGAAAAGCCGGATTTAATTTTGCTCGACCTTATCTTGCCAAGACTTAATGGTTTTGAAGTATTGGAAAAACTGAAAGAAGACTACGAAACAAAAGAAATTCCGGTAATTATTCTTACTAATCTCGAAAATCCAGATGATATCAATAAGGCCTTGGAATTAGGGGCTAAAACTTATTTAGTTAAATCAAATTATACTTTATCGGAATTGGTGGAAAAAGTTAAAAAAGCTTTAGAAGAAGAAAGGTAA
- a CDS encoding GspE/PulE family protein, which yields MRIEVQQLKAFLLDTSLVTEEQFDRALKKAEKTKQKIGDILISDGLISQEELIKLEAYILGIPFVDLAKEKIDSEILKIIPEPIAKSHNIIAFRKKGNSLEVAMLDPEDLETIEFIKKKSNLKILARLTTSQGIKNALRQYQKTLEAEFGDIIKKEAGEIRAFKEQTFEEEEKELKKAAEELPVIKIVETLIHHAVLERASDIHIEPQEKEIVIRYRIDGILRDAMVLPKTAASGIVARIKVLSNLKLDEHRLPQDGRFKFETEDYKYSIRVSILPVYNGEKIVMRLLSESSKAYTLEGLGLRGEELEKVQESLRKPIGMVLITGPTGSGKTTTLYAMMDILNTPDVNISTIEDPIEYRMPRINQTQVNSKIGLSFASGLRTLLRQDPDVLMVGEIRDAETVGLAINAALTGHLVLSTLHTNDAAGSIPRLIDMKAEPFLISSTLEVIIAQRLVRTIYEDKDKYKLKKPEIENLKKYCDPDKILDVLKKEKIAKPKDNFEDIEFYRPKSSPDCPDGYSGRIGIYEVLPVSESIKELINKGASSDEIKRQAQREGMRTMVEDGFVKAAQGITSIEEILRVITE from the coding sequence ATGAGGATTGAAGTCCAACAATTAAAAGCTTTTTTATTGGATACCAGTTTAGTTACCGAAGAACAATTTGACAGAGCTTTAAAAAAAGCCGAGAAAACCAAACAAAAAATTGGTGATATTCTGATTTCCGACGGCTTAATTTCTCAAGAAGAATTAATAAAACTGGAGGCTTATATTTTGGGAATTCCTTTTGTGGACCTGGCAAAAGAAAAAATCGACTCAGAAATTTTAAAAATTATTCCGGAGCCCATTGCCAAGTCCCACAATATTATTGCTTTTCGGAAAAAAGGAAATTCTTTGGAAGTGGCGATGCTTGACCCGGAGGATTTAGAAACAATAGAATTTATCAAGAAAAAATCTAATTTAAAAATATTGGCCAGATTAACCACTTCTCAGGGGATCAAAAACGCTTTGAGGCAATATCAAAAAACCTTGGAAGCGGAATTCGGCGATATTATAAAAAAAGAAGCCGGTGAGATAAGGGCTTTTAAGGAACAAACATTTGAAGAGGAAGAAAAAGAATTAAAAAAAGCAGCCGAGGAATTGCCGGTTATTAAAATAGTAGAAACTTTAATTCATCACGCTGTTTTAGAAAGAGCTTCCGATATTCACATTGAACCTCAAGAAAAAGAAATTGTAATCAGATATAGAATAGACGGCATTCTGAGAGATGCCATGGTTTTGCCAAAAACCGCGGCCTCAGGCATTGTGGCCAGAATTAAAGTTTTATCTAATTTAAAATTAGACGAACATCGTCTTCCCCAGGACGGCCGTTTTAAGTTTGAAACTGAAGACTATAAATATTCAATCAGAGTTTCGATTTTACCGGTTTACAACGGAGAAAAAATTGTAATGAGACTTCTCTCTGAAAGCTCAAAAGCTTATACCTTGGAAGGGCTCGGTTTAAGGGGAGAAGAGCTGGAAAAAGTCCAAGAATCTTTAAGAAAACCCATTGGCATGGTTTTAATAACAGGTCCGACAGGCTCAGGAAAAACAACTACTCTTTACGCTATGATGGATATTTTAAACACTCCGGACGTTAATATTTCCACCATTGAAGATCCCATCGAATATCGAATGCCGAGAATTAATCAAACTCAGGTTAATTCTAAAATCGGACTGTCTTTTGCTTCGGGACTAAGAACATTGCTTCGTCAGGACCCAGATGTTTTAATGGTCGGAGAAATCAGGGATGCCGAAACAGTAGGATTGGCGATTAACGCCGCTCTAACCGGCCATTTAGTTTTATCAACTCTTCACACCAATGACGCGGCCGGATCCATTCCCAGATTAATTGACATGAAAGCGGAGCCGTTTCTAATTTCTTCAACCCTAGAGGTTATTATTGCTCAAAGATTGGTTAGAACGATTTACGAAGATAAAGATAAATATAAGTTAAAAAAACCGGAGATAGAAAACTTAAAAAAATATTGCGACCCGGATAAAATTTTAGATGTTTTAAAAAAAGAAAAAATAGCAAAACCAAAAGACAACTTTGAAGACATAGAATTTTATCGGCCCAAATCGAGTCCAGATTGTCCCGACGGTTATTCCGGCCGGATAGGAATTTATGAGGTTTTGCCGGTTTCCGAATCAATAAAAGAACTAATCAACAAAGGAGCCAGCTCTGATGAAATAAAAAGACAAGCCCAGAGAGAAGGAATGAGAACCATGGTGGAAGACGGATTTGTGAAAGCGGCCCAAGGAATTACTTCTATTGAAGAAATACTGCGCGTTATCACTGAATAG
- a CDS encoding type II secretion system F family protein — MPKYFYQATSAQGELQSGVQEAKDESELAKTLRNEGYILVSASLEKKKERFGFLGKLKGISLKDRLFFTRNLRLMIKSGISLPKALSILSAQTGNKKFQEILFKIKEEILKGKKLSEALKNHPATFSELYSSMVEIGEETGNLEDVLNGLSKQMERTYELRAKIKGAMVYPSVIIIAMMGIGVLMMITVVPKLAETFEEIGIELPFTTKVIITAASLMSKFWFLLPLVFLIIILLFKKLLGSSKKRNKKIDGLLLKIPVISSIIKESNIAYTARTLTALINAGVPIIKSLEIVSRTLDNFYFREAMEVSSMEVKKGKKLSDVLKNFPKVYPITFSEMLAIGEETGETADILDKIADFAESEVDSLTKNLSAVIEPIIMIIVGTAVGFFAVSMIQPMYSMLGSI; from the coding sequence ATGCCCAAATATTTTTATCAGGCCACTTCTGCCCAAGGCGAGCTTCAATCAGGAGTTCAGGAGGCAAAAGATGAATCTGAATTGGCAAAAACTCTTCGCAATGAAGGGTATATTTTGGTTTCAGCCAGCTTGGAAAAAAAGAAAGAAAGGTTCGGTTTTTTGGGAAAATTAAAAGGAATTTCTTTAAAAGATAGATTATTTTTTACCAGGAATTTAAGATTGATGATAAAATCCGGCATTTCCTTACCAAAAGCCCTTTCTATTTTAAGCGCTCAAACCGGAAATAAAAAATTTCAAGAAATTCTTTTTAAAATTAAAGAAGAAATATTAAAAGGAAAAAAATTATCAGAAGCATTAAAAAATCATCCCGCTACTTTTTCCGAACTTTATTCCAGCATGGTGGAAATAGGCGAAGAAACGGGAAATCTGGAAGACGTTTTAAATGGGTTATCCAAACAAATGGAAAGAACTTATGAATTAAGAGCAAAAATAAAAGGAGCGATGGTTTATCCGTCGGTTATTATTATCGCCATGATGGGAATCGGAGTTTTAATGATGATTACGGTGGTTCCAAAACTGGCTGAAACCTTTGAAGAAATTGGAATTGAGTTGCCTTTTACCACAAAAGTGATAATTACGGCAGCCAGCTTAATGTCTAAGTTTTGGTTTTTGTTGCCCTTAGTCTTTTTAATTATAATTTTATTATTTAAAAAACTTTTAGGTTCTTCTAAAAAAAGGAACAAAAAGATTGACGGGTTGCTTTTGAAAATTCCGGTTATTTCTTCAATTATTAAAGAAAGCAATATAGCTTATACCGCCAGAACCCTTACAGCCCTTATTAATGCCGGTGTTCCCATCATAAAATCATTGGAAATCGTCTCAAGAACTTTGGACAATTTTTATTTCAGAGAAGCGATGGAGGTTTCCTCAATGGAAGTTAAAAAAGGAAAAAAACTTTCAGACGTTCTTAAAAATTTTCCCAAGGTTTATCCGATTACTTTTTCGGAAATGTTGGCCATAGGAGAAGAGACCGGGGAAACAGCGGATATTTTAGATAAAATAGCCGATTTTGCCGAAAGCGAGGTTGACAGCTTGACTAAAAATTTATCAGCGGTGATTGAGCCCATAATCATGATAATAGTCGGAACAGCCGTCGGCTTTTTTGCGGTTTCCATGATTCAACCGATGTATTCTATGCTAGGGAGCATTTGA
- a CDS encoding carboxypeptidase regulatory-like domain-containing protein: MKKGLTLIEVLIGIFLLLIISSGVFGSYRLILKVIAQSRSRITATAIANGQIEKIKNLSYESIGINGGFPEGTLEAFATTNQNNAQYTIEQRVDYVIDPIDGVSPPEDDCPNDYKRAEVKVSWSLKPGDKVALITDIAPKNLTQECLISGGIISVSVFDAYGTMVPFPLIEIRDPANDQTLKTATPFEGQHYFSLSTSTYKIVVSKDGYSTERTYGTNEVLTPDKPNPIVLEGKLVENSFSIDKVSTFSVETLSPRGIDYFSDSFLNEDKISEKSNVFINDGKIELATSDDGYLSDGFVVSAEILPTNLVHWDKFYFSDLKPTDTSLKYQIYYASGTDGYFLIPESDLAGNAAGFEASPIDLSGLSIVDYDKLKTKAGFFSGSLDKTPVLYDWQTSWITSQAVSMPNIEFNLQGAKIIGKDSEENFVYKYSTTIITNSVGLKDIQNLEWDLYTFSTTPASNLDLVEIQPSPQPINLLPDTNSPVKLYLEAQNSFLLTLEDSETLEPIFSATATLSNLGLGYSQYQYTNEKGQTYFIPLSQVNYTLEIFAVGYLNTSTVVFVSGDTNKIIKLEQE; the protein is encoded by the coding sequence ATGAAAAAAGGACTTACTTTAATAGAAGTTTTAATAGGAATATTTTTACTTCTTATTATTTCTTCCGGTGTTTTTGGGTCCTACCGGTTAATTTTAAAGGTTATTGCCCAGTCTAGAAGCAGAATTACAGCTACTGCCATTGCCAACGGTCAAATAGAAAAAATTAAAAACTTATCTTATGAATCAATCGGAATAAATGGCGGGTTTCCGGAAGGAACGTTAGAGGCATTTGCCACTACTAACCAAAATAATGCTCAATATACGATTGAACAAAGAGTCGATTATGTTATTGATCCAATCGACGGGGTGTCTCCGCCCGAAGATGATTGTCCTAATGATTATAAAAGAGCGGAAGTTAAGGTTTCTTGGTCGCTAAAGCCCGGCGACAAGGTGGCTTTAATTACCGACATTGCTCCTAAGAATCTTACTCAAGAGTGTTTAATTAGCGGTGGGATTATTTCAGTTTCTGTTTTTGATGCTTACGGAACCATGGTTCCTTTTCCTTTGATTGAAATCAGGGACCCGGCAAACGATCAAACATTGAAAACAGCCACTCCCTTTGAAGGACAGCACTATTTTTCTTTATCTACCTCTACCTATAAGATTGTTGTTTCAAAGGATGGCTACAGCACGGAAAGAACCTATGGGACCAATGAGGTTCTTACTCCAGACAAGCCTAATCCGATAGTTCTTGAAGGAAAGCTTGTAGAAAACAGTTTTTCCATCGATAAGGTAAGCACTTTTTCCGTAGAAACTCTTTCTCCACGAGGAATTGATTATTTTTCAGACTCTTTTTTAAACGAAGATAAAATTTCCGAAAAATCCAACGTGTTCATTAACGATGGGAAAATAGAACTGGCAACCTCCGATGATGGATATTTGTCCGATGGTTTTGTTGTTTCAGCTGAGATTTTACCGACCAACTTAGTTCATTGGGATAAATTTTATTTTTCAGATTTAAAACCGACAGATACCAGCCTGAAATATCAAATTTATTATGCTTCCGGCACTGACGGGTACTTCTTGATTCCCGAGTCTGATTTGGCGGGTAACGCAGCGGGCTTTGAGGCTTCTCCTATAGACCTGTCAGGCCTTTCTATTGTTGATTATGATAAATTAAAAACAAAAGCAGGCTTTTTTTCCGGTTCTTTGGATAAAACTCCCGTTCTTTATGATTGGCAAACTTCTTGGATTACTTCCCAAGCGGTTTCCATGCCAAATATTGAATTTAATTTACAAGGTGCGAAAATCATTGGAAAAGATAGCGAGGAAAATTTTGTTTATAAATATTCAACCACCATAATAACAAATTCTGTCGGCCTTAAAGATATTCAAAATTTAGAGTGGGACTTGTATACTTTTTCAACTACGCCGGCTAGTAATCTGGATTTAGTAGAAATTCAGCCTTCTCCTCAGCCGATTAATCTTTTACCAGATACTAATTCTCCCGTTAAGTTGTATCTTGAGGCCCAAAATTCTTTTTTATTAACCTTAGAAGATAGCGAAACCCTGGAGCCGATATTTTCGGCCACAGCAACTTTATCTAATTTGGGTTTAGGTTACAGCCAATATCAATATACAAATGAAAAAGGTCAAACCTATTTCATTCCTTTAAGCCAAGTAAATTATACTTTAGAAATTTTTGCTGTCGGATACCTCAATACTTCAACGGTGGTTTTTGTTTCAGGAGATACGAATAAAATAATTAAATTAGAGCAGGAATAA
- the pilM gene encoding type IV pilus assembly protein PilM translates to MIEIFNLKPETFGLDISESSLKIIKLKKKRKGFGLVSLGEQIIKEGIIKDGEIKNQEELIKIIKEGISKVEGEKLRTKYAICSLPEEKSFLKIIQMPKMREEDLRMAVRYEAENHIPLSLDEVYLDSRIIIPIKDHLDHTDVLIVAFPKNIIDSYIHCLKEAGLQPVVMELESTAIVRALVEKEVSYFPLFIIDIGVDKTSFIIFCGHSLRFTSSIFISSNTFTDAIAKNLKINREEAERIKLKYGSDSKSAKNKKTFESLLPVLTELTEQIEKCLLFYQTHASHEHLNVESHGVKKIILCGGGANISGLAAFLSEKLGCSVELGNPWINILSKTQKESSLVSYKNSLKYTTAIGLALRGFKEKHD, encoded by the coding sequence ATGATAGAAATTTTTAATTTAAAACCAGAAACTTTCGGATTGGATATTTCGGAATCGTCTTTAAAAATAATCAAGCTTAAAAAAAAGAGAAAGGGCTTTGGTTTGGTTTCTCTTGGAGAGCAAATAATTAAAGAGGGAATAATTAAAGATGGAGAAATAAAAAACCAAGAAGAACTGATAAAAATAATCAAAGAAGGCATTTCAAAGGTTGAGGGAGAGAAATTAAGAACAAAATATGCGATTTGTTCCTTGCCCGAAGAAAAAAGCTTTTTAAAAATAATCCAGATGCCTAAAATGAGAGAAGAAGATTTGAGGATGGCAGTAAGATACGAAGCCGAAAATCATATACCTCTTTCTTTAGATGAAGTTTATCTGGATTCAAGGATTATTATTCCGATAAAAGATCATTTAGACCACACGGACGTTTTGATTGTCGCTTTTCCTAAAAACATAATTGATTCTTATATTCACTGCCTGAAAGAGGCCGGACTCCAGCCGGTTGTTATGGAGTTAGAATCAACTGCTATTGTCAGGGCATTGGTTGAAAAAGAAGTCAGTTATTTTCCTTTATTTATAATTGACATTGGCGTAGACAAAACCAGTTTTATTATTTTTTGCGGGCATTCTTTAAGATTTACCAGTTCCATTTTTATTTCTTCAAATACATTTACCGATGCTATCGCTAAAAATTTAAAAATTAATAGAGAAGAAGCGGAAAGAATTAAATTAAAGTACGGGTCCGACAGCAAGTCGGCAAAAAATAAAAAAACTTTTGAAAGCTTGCTTCCCGTTTTGACCGAGTTAACAGAGCAAATAGAAAAATGCTTGCTCTTTTACCAGACCCATGCTTCCCATGAACATTTGAACGTTGAAAGCCACGGGGTCAAAAAAATTATTTTATGCGGAGGGGGAGCCAATATTAGCGGTTTAGCCGCATTTTTATCGGAAAAGCTTGGTTGTTCGGTTGAATTGGGCAACCCCTGGATAAATATTTTGTCCAAAACTCAAAAAGAATCGTCTCTGGTCTCTTATAAAAATTCTCTTAAATATACAACGGCCATAGGGCTCGCTTTAAGAGGATTTAAAGAAAAACATGATTAA